The Acidimicrobiales bacterium sequence GGATCATCACGAACGACTGGATGGTGCGGGGTCCGTCCATCTCGATGCCGACGGATCGCCGCACCGCGCTGGCCGCCCCGTCGGCGCCGAGCAGGTAGCCGGCATCGATCGTGACGTCGCCGTCGGGGCCGGCGGCCTCCACCGTCACCCGGTCGTCGGCCTCGGTCGCCCGTACGAACGTGTGGCCGAGCCGCACGTCGAGATCCGGGTCGGCGAGGATCGGCTCGAGCCGGTGCTGGCTGAGGTTGCGCAGCGGGAAGGGCGTGACGTCGTACATCTCATCGCCCTGCCGTTCGTAGGGCAGGGAGCCGACGAACTCGCCACCGAACGTCGTGACGAAGTGCGCCCAGCCGGCCTCGGCCGGGTCGAGCGTCGCGGCCAACACCGGGTCCATGGGCACGCCCGCCTGGCGCCAGATCTCGAACGTGCGGGCGTTGACCACATGGGCGGCCGGTGCTCGTTGCGGCCCGTCACGACGCTCGAGCACCACCGCCGAGAGGCCCAGCCGACGGCACAGGTGGGCGGCGGTCAGCCCGGTGGGTCCGGCACCGACGATGGCGACGTCGACCCGCTCGGTCGTCATCAGAACAGGCCTTCGTAGCTGCCACCGTCGAGCTGCAGACTCTGGCCGCTCAGGTAGCCCGCCTGGGCCGAGCAGAGGAAGGCGAAGGCGTCGCCGAACTCCTCCGGTCGACCGAGGCGGCCGGCCTTGATGCTCGCTTCCTGCTCGGCGCGGGCCTCCTCGTAGGTGATGTCGCGCAGGGCCATCACGAGTTCGGCCATCTGCTGCTGGCGGCCGGTGTCGAAGCGCTCGGGGAGAAGCTGGTTGATCGTGACGTTGTCGCGCACCGCCTCCTTCGACATGCCCTTGAGCACGCCGGCCAACCCGAGCCGGGTGCCGTGGGAGAGGCTCATGAGCGGGTTCGGCGACTTCACCATCGCCGAACTGATCGCCACGATCCGACCGAAGCGACGTTCGCGCATGCCCGGCAAGACCCGCTGGAGGAGGGCGAGCGGGCCGAGCAGCGACTGCTGGAGTGCGGCCTGCCACGCGTCCTCGTCGATGCGGTCGAACGGCGTGGGCGGCGGTCCGGCGCCGTTGAGCAGGAGGATGTCGGGGTCGGGACAGGCGGCGAGGAGGGCGTCGTGCACCTCTGCGGTGGACGAGTCGCC is a genomic window containing:
- a CDS encoding SDR family oxidoreductase, with protein sequence MDLGLTGRTAILLASSRGLGRACAESIAREGVHVVVNGRTEDDVHTAAAEIEAEHGVRATAVVGDSSTAEVHDALLAACPDPDILLLNGAGPPPTPFDRIDEDAWQAALQQSLLGPLALLQRVLPGMRERRFGRIVAISSAMVKSPNPLMSLSHGTRLGLAGVLKGMSKEAVRDNVTINQLLPERFDTGRQQQMAELVMALRDITYEEARAEQEASIKAGRLGRPEEFGDAFAFLCSAQAGYLSGQSLQLDGGSYEGLF